Proteins from a genomic interval of Lolium perenne isolate Kyuss_39 chromosome 1, Kyuss_2.0, whole genome shotgun sequence:
- the LOC127293059 gene encoding uncharacterized protein → MACSILAPCKRALARLFRIPASIRAFRFRKSSAKMSPHNRRRRRGRSSSRSLQLFRPLIRSSSTPETSTESPTACRAAVPEAPVQAAAPVPSPETPAYVKMVERLRSRTSTCTGEEKDACHSFESCLMEILTEEGKVQDVEELLQCWERLKSPVFVDLVCRFYGDLCKDLFSSAGGDDSGNADRDEGLVSTSAALLG, encoded by the coding sequence ATGGCGTGCAGCATTCTAGCGCCGTGCAAGCGAGCCCTTGCTCGGCTCTTCCGCATCCCAGCTTCCATCAGGGCCTTCCGGTTCCGTAAGTCCTCCGCCAAGATGAGCCCccacaaccgccgccgccgccgcggtcgcAGCTCGAGCCGGAGTCTCCAGCTGTTCAGGCCGCTCATccgctcctcctccacgccggaAACCTCGACGGAGAGCCCTACCGCGTGCAGGGCAGCAGTGCCTGAGGCGCCGGTGCAAGCGGCGGCGCCCGTGCCGTCGCCGGAGACGCCAGCTTACGTGAAGATGGTGGAGCGGCTTCGGTCGAGGACGAGCACGTGCACTGGAGAGGAGAAGGATGCATGCCATAGCTTCGAGAGCTGCCTCATGGAGATTTTGACGGAGGAAGGCAAGGTGCAGGACGTGGAGGAGCTGCTGCAGTGCTGGGAGCGGCTCAAGTCGCCGGTGTTCGTCGATCTAGTCTGCCGGTTCTACGGCGATCTGTGCAAGGACTTGTTCTCCTCGGCCGGGGGTGACGACAGTGGGAACGCTGACAGGGACGAGGGATTAGTCTCCACGTCGGCCGCTCTGTTAGGGTAA